Proteins co-encoded in one Sus scrofa isolate TJ Tabasco breed Duroc chromosome 14, Sscrofa11.1, whole genome shotgun sequence genomic window:
- the XBP1 gene encoding X-box-binding protein 1 isoform XBP1(S) (isoform XBP1(S) is encoded by transcript variant 2; The RefSeq protein has 1 substitution compared to this genomic sequence), translating into MVVVAAAQSPTAGAPKVLLLSGKPAAAAAAGAPAGRALPIMVPGQRGASPEAASGGPPQTRKRQRLTHLSPEEKALRRKLKNRVAAQTARDRKKARMSELEQQVVDLEEENQKLLLENQLLREKTHGLVVENQELRQRLGMDALVTEEEAETKGNGAGPVAGSAESAAGAGPVVTPPEHLPMDSDGVDSSDSESDILLGILFNLDPVMFFRCPSPDSASLEQLPEVDPEGPSSLPASPSSSLGTSPAKLEAINEVIRFDHVYTKPLVLEIPSETESQANVVVKIEEAPSSPSEKDRPEFTVSVKEELTEDDFIPELGISDLLSTSHCLKPSSCLLDAYSDCSYEGSPSPLSDMSSLLGVDHSWEDTFASELFPQLISV; encoded by the exons atggtggtggtggcagctgcGCAGAGCCCGGCCGCCGGGGCCCCCAAAGTACTGCTTCTCTCCGGGaagcccgccgccgccgccgccgctggaGCTCCGGCCGGCCGGGCTCTGCCTATCATGGTGCCGGGCCAGCGAGGGGCCAGCCCGGAGGCGGCAAGCGGGGGGCCGCCCCAGACGCGCAAGAGACAGCGCCTCACGCACCTGAGCCCCGAAGAGAAGGCGTTACGGAG GAAACTGAAAAACAGAGTAGCAGCTCAGACTGCCAGAGACCGAAAGAAAGCTCGAATGAGTGAGCTGGAGCAACAAGTGGTAGATTTGGAAGAAGAG AACCAAAAGCTTTTGCTAGAAAATCAGCTTTTACGAGAGAAAACACATGGCCTTGTAGTTGAGAACCAGGAGTTAAGACAGCGCTTGGGGATGGATGCCTTAGTTACTGAAGAGGAGGCAGAGACCAAG GGGAATGGAGCGGGGCCGGTGGCCGGGTCTGCTGAGTCC GCAGCAGGTGCAGGCCCAGTTGTCACCCCTCCAGAACATCTCCCCATGGATTCTGACGGTGTTGACTCTTCAGACTCTGAG TCTGATATCCTCTTGGGCATTCTGTTCAACTTGGACCCAGTCATGTTCTTCAGATGTCCTTCCCCAGACTCTGCCAGCCTGGAGCAGCTCCCAGAAGTCGACCCAGAAGGACCCAGTTCCTTACCAGCCTCCCCTTCTTCATCACTGGGGACGTCACCAGCCAAGCTGGAAGCCATTAATGAAGTGATTCGTTTTGACCACGTATATACAAAGCCCCTAGTCTTAGAGATTCCCTCTGAGACAGAGAGCCAAGCTAATGTGGTAGTGAAAATTGAGGAAGCACCTTCCAGCCCCTCAGAGAAAGATCGCCCTGAATTCACTGTCTCAGTGAAGGAAGAACTTACAGAAGATGACTTCATTCCAGAGCTGGGTATCTCAGATCTGCTTTCAACCAGCCACTGCCTAAAGCCATCTTCCTGCCTACTGGATGCTTATAGTGACTGTAGTTATGAGGGTTCCCCTTCTCCCCTAAGTGACATGTCCTCTCTGCTTGGTGTAGACCATTCGTGGGAGGACACTTTTGCCAGTGAACTCTTTCCCCAGCTGATTAGTGTCTAA
- the XBP1 gene encoding X-box-binding protein 1 isoform XBP1(U) (isoform XBP1(U) is encoded by transcript variant 1; The RefSeq protein has 1 substitution compared to this genomic sequence) — protein MVVVAAAQSPTAGAPKVLLLSGKPAAAAAAGAPAGRALPIMVPGQRGASPEAASGGPPQTRKRQRLTHLSPEEKALRRKLKNRVAAQTARDRKKARMSELEQQVVDLEEENQKLLLENQLLREKTHGLVVENQELRQRLGMDALVTEEEAETKGNGAGPVAGSAESAALRLRAPLQQVQAQLSPLQNISPWILTVLTLQTLSLISSWAFCSTWTQSCSSDVLPQTLPAWSSSQKSTQKDPVPYQPPLLHHWGRHQPSWKPLMK, from the exons atggtggtggtggcagctgcGCAGAGCCCGGCCGCCGGGGCCCCCAAAGTACTGCTTCTCTCCGGGaagcccgccgccgccgccgccgctggaGCTCCGGCCGGCCGGGCTCTGCCTATCATGGTGCCGGGCCAGCGAGGGGCCAGCCCGGAGGCGGCAAGCGGGGGGCCGCCCCAGACGCGCAAGAGACAGCGCCTCACGCACCTGAGCCCCGAAGAGAAGGCGTTACGGAG GAAACTGAAAAACAGAGTAGCAGCTCAGACTGCCAGAGACCGAAAGAAAGCTCGAATGAGTGAGCTGGAGCAACAAGTGGTAGATTTGGAAGAAGAG AACCAAAAGCTTTTGCTAGAAAATCAGCTTTTACGAGAGAAAACACATGGCCTTGTAGTTGAGAACCAGGAGTTAAGACAGCGCTTGGGGATGGATGCCTTAGTTACTGAAGAGGAGGCAGAGACCAAG GGGAATGGAGCGGGGCCGGTGGCCGGGTCTGCTGAGTCCGCAGCACTCAGACTACGTGCACCTCTGCAGCAGGTGCAGGCCCAGTTGTCACCCCTCCAGAACATCTCCCCATGGATTCTGACGGTGTTGACTCTTCAGACTCTGAG TCTGATATCCTCTTGGGCATTCTGTTCAACTTGGACCCAGTCATGTTCTTCAGATGTCCTTCCCCAGACTCTGCCAGCCTGGAGCAGCTCCCAGAAGTCGACCCAGAAGGACCCAGTTCCTTACCAGCCTCCCCTTCTTCATCACTGGGGACGTCACCAGCCAAGCTGGAAGCCATTAATGAAGTGA